One genomic window of Bradyrhizobium sp. B124 includes the following:
- a CDS encoding DUF992 domain-containing protein: MRLSTLTLAALALLAPFATANAAPQQVQAGVLQCQGGENVGFVVGSVARLECVFQSGGRRPEPYVATVKRIGVDLGVTATTQLAWAVSAPTTQLPRGALAGSYGGVGVNASVGLGAGGNFLFGGPNNAYALQPISVQGQTGLNVAAGIAGIDLEPVRTAGPRRHHRHHRHHHHH; encoded by the coding sequence ATGCGACTTTCGACTCTCACCCTTGCAGCGCTTGCGTTGCTGGCGCCGTTCGCCACCGCCAACGCGGCACCCCAGCAGGTTCAGGCCGGGGTTCTGCAATGCCAGGGCGGCGAGAACGTCGGCTTCGTCGTCGGCTCTGTTGCCCGCCTCGAGTGCGTGTTCCAGAGCGGCGGCCGCCGTCCTGAGCCTTATGTTGCGACCGTGAAGCGGATCGGCGTCGACCTCGGCGTCACCGCGACGACCCAGCTCGCCTGGGCCGTGAGCGCGCCGACCACGCAGCTTCCGCGCGGTGCGCTTGCCGGCAGCTACGGCGGCGTCGGCGTCAACGCGTCGGTCGGCCTTGGTGCCGGCGGTAACTTCCTGTTCGGCGGCCCGAACAACGCCTATGCGCTGCAGCCGATCAGCGTGCAGGGCCAGACCGGCCTCAACGTTGCGGCCGGCATCGCCGGGATCGATCTCGAGCCGGTCCGCACCGCCGGTCCGCGCCGGCATCATCGTCACCACCGTCATCATCACCACCACTAA
- a CDS encoding pyridoxal phosphate-dependent aminotransferase has product MAFLSAALDRVKPSATIAVTDKARALKAAGRNVIGLGAGEPDFDTPANIKLAAIHAIEAGKTKYTDVGGIPELKEAIINKFSRENGLSYKPNQIIVGTGGKQVLYNALMATINPGDEVIIPAPYWVSYPEMVALAGGESVPVVCPASTGFKLRPEDLEKAITPKTKWVILCSPSNPTGSAYTRSELKAITDVLVKHPHVWVMTDDMYEHLVYDDFVFTTAAQVEPSLYERTLTVNGVSKAYCMTGWRIGYAGGPAQLIKAMATIQSQSTSNPSSIAQWASVEALNGPQDFIAANNKVFKERRDLVVSMLNQANGIECPRPEGAFYVYPSCAGTIGKKAPSGKVIDNDEAFVTELLESEGVAVVQGSAFGLGPAFRISYATKTSDLEDACKRIQRFCGNLR; this is encoded by the coding sequence ATGGCCTTCCTGTCCGCTGCGCTCGACCGTGTGAAGCCGTCCGCGACGATCGCGGTCACGGACAAAGCACGCGCGCTGAAAGCCGCGGGCCGCAACGTCATCGGCCTCGGCGCCGGCGAGCCTGACTTCGACACGCCCGCCAACATCAAGCTGGCTGCGATCCACGCGATCGAGGCCGGCAAGACCAAGTACACCGATGTCGGCGGCATTCCGGAGCTCAAGGAAGCCATCATCAACAAGTTCTCGCGCGAGAACGGCCTGAGCTACAAGCCGAACCAGATCATCGTCGGCACCGGCGGCAAGCAGGTGCTTTACAATGCGCTGATGGCGACCATCAATCCGGGTGACGAGGTGATCATCCCGGCGCCGTATTGGGTCAGCTATCCCGAAATGGTCGCGCTCGCCGGCGGCGAGTCAGTGCCGGTGGTTTGCCCGGCCTCGACCGGCTTCAAGCTGCGCCCGGAAGATCTCGAGAAGGCGATCACGCCGAAGACCAAGTGGGTGATCCTGTGCTCGCCGTCGAACCCGACCGGCTCGGCCTATACTCGGAGCGAGCTCAAGGCGATCACCGACGTGCTGGTCAAGCATCCGCATGTCTGGGTGATGACCGACGACATGTACGAGCACCTCGTGTATGACGACTTCGTCTTCACCACGGCCGCGCAGGTCGAGCCGAGCCTTTACGAGCGCACGCTGACCGTGAACGGCGTGTCGAAGGCCTACTGCATGACCGGCTGGCGCATCGGCTATGCCGGCGGCCCGGCGCAGCTGATCAAGGCGATGGCGACGATCCAGTCGCAGTCGACCTCGAACCCGTCGTCGATCGCGCAGTGGGCGTCGGTCGAGGCGCTCAACGGTCCGCAGGACTTCATCGCCGCGAACAACAAGGTGTTCAAGGAGCGCCGCGACCTCGTGGTGTCGATGCTCAACCAGGCGAACGGCATCGAGTGCCCGCGGCCGGAAGGCGCGTTCTACGTCTATCCGTCCTGCGCCGGTACGATCGGCAAGAAGGCGCCCTCGGGCAAGGTGATCGACAACGACGAGGCGTTCGTCACCGAGCTGCTCGAGAGCGAAGGCGTCGCGGTCGTGCAGGGGTCGGCGTTCGGCCTCGGACCCGCGTTCCGCATCTCCTACGCCACCAAGACCTCGGATCTCGAGGATGCTTGCAAGCGCATCCAGCGCTTCTGCGGTAATCTGCGGTAA
- a CDS encoding glutathione S-transferase family protein translates to MYKLYSMQRSGNSYKVRLALAVLNTPYQAIEIDILRGESRTPDFLAKNPSGQVPLLEVAEGRHLAESNAILWYVAIGTPLAPESRIERAEALQWMFFEQHALEPNIGAAYFWLSLVKGGRDLQTHALEDWMERGYAALQVMENHLKGHAFFAAEQFTVADIALYGYTHVADRCDFDLATFPSIRAWLKRVEQTPGFVSMDWQPGAGAEPQARLVAGV, encoded by the coding sequence ATGTACAAGCTCTATTCGATGCAGCGCTCCGGCAACAGCTACAAGGTCCGGCTGGCGCTTGCGGTGCTGAACACGCCATACCAGGCGATCGAGATCGACATCCTGCGCGGCGAGAGCCGCACCCCGGACTTCCTGGCCAAGAATCCGAGCGGCCAGGTGCCGTTGCTCGAGGTCGCCGAAGGCCGCCATCTCGCCGAGTCCAACGCCATCCTCTGGTACGTCGCGATCGGCACGCCGCTGGCGCCGGAGTCGCGGATCGAGCGCGCCGAGGCGCTGCAATGGATGTTCTTCGAGCAGCACGCGCTGGAGCCGAATATCGGCGCCGCCTATTTCTGGCTGTCGCTGGTCAAGGGCGGGCGCGACCTGCAGACGCACGCGCTCGAGGACTGGATGGAGCGCGGCTATGCGGCGCTGCAGGTGATGGAAAATCACCTCAAGGGGCACGCCTTTTTCGCGGCCGAACAGTTCACGGTCGCCGACATCGCCCTCTACGGCTACACCCACGTCGCCGACCGCTGCGACTTCGACCTGGCCACCTTCCCGTCGATCCGCGCCTGGCTGAAACGGGTCGAGCAGACCCCCGGATTTGTCTCGATGGATTGGCAGCCTGGTGCCGGGGCCGAGCCTCAGGCCCGCCTTGTGGCAGGCGTTTGA
- a CDS encoding DMT family protein translates to MPAISPSLLPILMLFASNVFMTFAWYGHLKFKDHSLPLVIMVSWGIAFFEYWLAVPANRWGSAVYSAAQLKTMQEVITLVVFAGFSVLYLKEPLGWNHALGFAFIAAGAFFIFHKWS, encoded by the coding sequence ATGCCCGCCATTTCGCCTTCGCTGCTGCCGATCCTGATGCTGTTTGCCTCGAACGTCTTCATGACCTTCGCCTGGTACGGCCATCTCAAGTTCAAGGATCATTCGCTCCCCCTTGTCATCATGGTGAGCTGGGGCATCGCCTTCTTCGAATACTGGCTGGCGGTGCCGGCCAATCGCTGGGGCAGCGCGGTCTATAGCGCGGCGCAGCTCAAGACCATGCAGGAGGTGATCACGCTGGTCGTGTTCGCCGGCTTCTCGGTGTTGTATCTGAAGGAGCCGCTGGGCTGGAATCACGCGCTCGGCTTCGCCTTCATCGCCGCCGGCGCGTTCTTCATCTTCCACAAATGGAGCTAG
- a CDS encoding PAS-domain containing protein — protein sequence MRFDWRAISGPALTAITALAAFLIDRLLVHVPNPAPLFVCIVALASSISGIASGLVSAAIAVAASALFFLDHRALPGYDAADVARMLMLAATAAGTALITGMLRQKWIDAFAADQQHHATSARLAAALDQVDIGIVLLDADTRAEFINRAFREYFALSDAQADSKPPFVALMYHGRDTGAYELPEDELSAFIAERIAMMRSGDSTPINLNLADGQVLRFSCTALPDGGRMLSYTPVTDLVRHTDDPAKADEYRAQRAGRERHLARLLRAAE from the coding sequence ATGCGGTTTGATTGGCGTGCAATTTCAGGTCCGGCCCTGACGGCGATCACGGCGCTCGCCGCCTTCCTGATCGATCGCCTCCTTGTCCACGTCCCCAATCCCGCGCCGCTGTTCGTCTGCATCGTGGCGCTCGCCAGCTCGATCAGCGGCATCGCCTCGGGGCTCGTCTCCGCCGCGATCGCGGTGGCCGCCTCGGCGCTGTTCTTTCTCGATCATCGCGCGCTGCCCGGCTACGACGCCGCCGACGTCGCGCGGATGCTGATGCTGGCCGCGACCGCGGCCGGCACCGCCCTGATCACCGGAATGCTGCGGCAGAAATGGATCGACGCCTTCGCCGCGGACCAGCAGCATCACGCCACCTCGGCGCGGCTCGCCGCCGCGCTCGACCAGGTCGACATCGGCATCGTGCTGCTCGATGCCGACACCCGCGCCGAATTCATCAACCGCGCCTTCCGCGAATATTTCGCGCTCTCCGATGCGCAGGCCGACAGCAAGCCGCCGTTCGTCGCGCTGATGTATCATGGCCGCGATACCGGCGCCTACGAATTGCCGGAAGACGAGCTGAGCGCGTTCATCGCCGAGCGCATCGCGATGATGCGCTCGGGCGATTCCACGCCGATCAACCTCAATCTCGCCGACGGCCAGGTGCTGCGCTTCAGCTGCACGGCGCTGCCCGACGGCGGCCGCATGCTGAGCTACACGCCGGTGACCGACCTCGTGCGGCACACCGACGATCCGGCCAAGGCCGACGAATATCGCGCGCAGCGCGCCGGGCGCGAACGCCATCTGGCGCGGCTGCTGCGCGCCGCCGAATGA
- a CDS encoding GNAT family N-acetyltransferase, with product MSDDVTIRFVTRDDYAQWLPLWDGYNAFYERSGPTALAPEITAMTWQRFFDAYEPMHALVADAGGTLLGLTHYLFHRSTTAIAPTCYLQDLFTSQAARGKGVGRALINGVYAQAKLVGSPRVYWQTHETNHTAMQLYDKVADKPGFVIYRKII from the coding sequence ATGTCCGACGACGTCACCATCCGCTTCGTCACGCGCGACGATTACGCCCAGTGGCTTCCTCTGTGGGACGGCTACAACGCCTTCTATGAACGGTCCGGACCGACCGCGCTCGCGCCCGAGATCACCGCGATGACGTGGCAGCGCTTCTTCGATGCCTACGAGCCGATGCATGCGCTGGTCGCCGACGCCGGCGGCACGTTGCTCGGTCTGACGCACTATCTGTTTCACCGCTCGACCACGGCGATCGCGCCCACCTGCTATCTGCAGGATCTCTTCACCAGCCAGGCCGCGCGCGGCAAGGGCGTCGGCCGCGCCTTGATCAACGGCGTCTACGCGCAGGCGAAACTCGTCGGTTCGCCGCGCGTCTACTGGCAGACGCACGAGACCAATCACACCGCGATGCAGCTTTATGACAAGGTCGCGGACAAGCCCGGCTTCGTCATCTATCGCAAGATCATCTGA
- a CDS encoding aldo/keto reductase produces the protein MEIRNLGGSGLRVSAVGIGCNNFGQRTDLETSRKVIHKAIDLGITLFDTADIYAGMGGSETVLGTVLGDRRKDIVLATKFSKPMATDGTKQGASRRYIMSAVEASLTRLKTDYIDLYQQHDYDPLTPIDETLRALDDLVRQGKVRYIGNSNFPAWRIAEAEYVARELNVNRFVSCQDEYSLVVRGIEKDLLPAAQAYNLGLLPFFPLASGLLTGKYQRGTAAPADTRFAKAPALKDRYVTPRNEDIVEQLQAFAQARGHTMLELAFSWLAARPQVASVIAGATRVEQVEQNVKAISWKLSAEEMAEIDRITK, from the coding sequence ATGGAAATTCGTAATCTCGGCGGCTCCGGCCTGCGCGTGTCCGCGGTCGGCATCGGCTGCAACAATTTCGGCCAGCGCACCGATCTGGAGACCTCACGCAAGGTGATCCACAAGGCGATCGATCTCGGCATCACGCTGTTCGACACCGCCGACATCTATGCGGGCATGGGCGGCTCGGAGACCGTGCTCGGCACCGTGCTGGGCGATCGCCGCAAGGACATCGTGCTCGCCACCAAATTCTCCAAGCCGATGGCGACCGACGGCACCAAGCAGGGCGCCTCGCGGCGCTACATCATGTCCGCGGTCGAAGCGAGCCTCACCCGCCTGAAGACCGACTACATCGATCTCTACCAGCAGCACGATTACGATCCGCTGACCCCGATCGATGAGACGCTGCGCGCGCTCGACGATCTCGTGCGCCAGGGCAAGGTGCGCTACATCGGCAACTCGAACTTCCCGGCATGGCGGATCGCGGAGGCGGAATACGTCGCGCGCGAGCTGAACGTGAACCGCTTCGTGTCCTGCCAGGACGAATACAGCCTCGTGGTGCGCGGCATCGAGAAGGACCTGTTGCCGGCGGCTCAAGCATACAATCTCGGCCTGCTGCCGTTCTTCCCGCTCGCCAGCGGGCTGTTGACCGGCAAATATCAGCGCGGCACTGCGGCGCCCGCTGACACCCGCTTCGCCAAGGCGCCGGCCTTGAAAGATCGCTACGTCACGCCGCGCAACGAGGACATCGTCGAGCAGCTGCAGGCCTTCGCGCAGGCGCGTGGCCACACCATGCTCGAACTCGCCTTCTCCTGGCTCGCCGCCCGCCCGCAAGTCGCAAGCGTCATCGCCGGCGCGACGCGCGTCGAACAGGTCGAGCAGAACGTGAAAGCGATCAGCTGGAAGCTGAGTGCGGAGGAGATGGCGGAGATCGACCGGATTACGAAGTAG
- a CDS encoding DUF1501 domain-containing protein has protein sequence MIMDCSESLMLQTTSRRALLLGGASFAAWAYLPKFARAADGRDPRFVTIILRGALDGLATVAPIGDPDYAGLHGAIALKADGPNAAVMLDPFFGLHPAMPEFARMYRAKQAAVVHAVATSYRDRSHFDGQDVLESGFPGPGRVQSGWLNRALEALPKGERVTSALAVGPTTPLVLRGAAPTVGWAPTALPQAADDTAMRLLDLYQHRDPTLASALTQGLQLEKQAQGNEMKPPPGGGGVAAMRLVARGAAKLMAADDGPRIGALAFDGWDTHANEGGPVGRLAQLLGGLDGALAEFQSGLGARWRDTVIVVATEFGRTARINGTEGTDHGTGTIALLAGGAVNGGRMITDWPGLKPANLYQARDLAPTADLRAVIKGVLHDQFGLGERVLADAVFPDSAPVKPMKGLVA, from the coding sequence ATGATCATGGATTGCTCCGAGAGCCTGATGCTGCAGACGACGTCGCGGCGCGCGCTGCTGCTCGGCGGCGCCTCCTTTGCCGCCTGGGCTTATTTGCCGAAATTCGCGCGCGCCGCCGATGGCCGCGATCCGCGCTTCGTCACCATCATCCTGCGCGGCGCGCTCGATGGTCTTGCCACCGTAGCCCCGATCGGCGACCCGGATTATGCCGGCCTGCACGGCGCGATCGCGCTGAAAGCCGATGGACCGAACGCGGCGGTGATGCTCGATCCCTTCTTCGGCCTGCATCCGGCGATGCCGGAATTCGCGCGGATGTATCGCGCCAAGCAGGCCGCGGTGGTTCATGCGGTTGCGACGTCCTATCGCGACCGCTCGCATTTCGACGGCCAGGATGTGCTGGAGAGCGGCTTCCCCGGTCCCGGGCGGGTGCAGTCCGGCTGGCTCAACCGCGCGCTCGAAGCATTGCCAAAGGGCGAGCGGGTGACGAGCGCGCTCGCGGTCGGGCCAACCACGCCGCTGGTGTTGCGCGGCGCAGCGCCAACCGTCGGCTGGGCGCCGACCGCGCTGCCGCAGGCCGCCGACGACACCGCGATGCGGCTGCTCGATCTCTACCAGCACCGTGATCCGACGCTGGCGAGCGCGCTGACGCAAGGCTTGCAGCTCGAGAAGCAGGCGCAAGGCAACGAGATGAAACCGCCGCCCGGCGGTGGCGGCGTGGCGGCAATGCGGCTGGTGGCGCGCGGCGCCGCCAAGCTGATGGCGGCGGATGACGGTCCACGGATCGGCGCGCTCGCTTTCGACGGCTGGGATACCCATGCCAATGAAGGCGGCCCGGTTGGCCGGCTCGCGCAACTGCTCGGCGGTCTCGACGGCGCGCTGGCGGAATTTCAGAGCGGCCTCGGCGCGCGCTGGCGCGACACCGTGATCGTGGTCGCCACCGAGTTCGGCCGCACCGCCCGCATCAACGGCACCGAGGGCACCGACCACGGCACCGGCACCATCGCGCTGCTCGCCGGTGGCGCGGTGAACGGCGGCCGCATGATCACCGACTGGCCGGGGCTGAAGCCGGCCAATCTCTACCAGGCCCGCGACCTCGCCCCGACCGCCGACCTGCGCGCCGTGATCAAGGGCGTGCTGCACGACCAGTTCGGCCTCGGCGAGCGCGTGCTGGCCGATGCCGTGTTCCCGGACAGCGCCCCGGTGAAGCCGATGAAGGGATTGGTGGCATAG
- a CDS encoding DUF1800 family protein produces the protein MARDSQAALVALNRFGFGARGGAAGDFINAASDPRGFVLADLMRPNGALLEVPGLLSTPELGKQVFDYQFEIQQARNAAKAAQQGASETPPQGSDAKPQPRRNLSLSTAAKEIAGKDPAMQPQAADSANATMTPSATMQPPTMQTVAGPPKPPAQPLNIIQKTFRAEALARLQRGVVADCGFVERLVVFWSNHFCISANKGALARMWAGSFEREAIRPHVLGRFGDMLKTVEQHPAMLFFLDNQQSLGPESRAGINRNRGLNENLAREIMELHTLGVGGGYTQDDVTSLARVITGWTFAGRRGQLGAPGSFVFNANAHQPGPQQVLGKTYAQAGLAQGEAVLSDIARHPSTAKFIATKFARHFVADDPPPALVAKLQDTFTRTDGDLRALATALVQSNEAWQAPLTKMRSPYEFLLASGRLLARNPEDPGRYLNGLNVLGQPLWSPAGPNGFPDTAAAWAAPEGIKLRLDISAQLGSQLADRFDPRDLLELIAADAASAETRRTIERAESRQQALALLLMSPEFQRR, from the coding sequence ATGGCCCGTGATTCACAAGCCGCGCTGGTTGCTCTCAACCGGTTTGGATTTGGCGCCCGTGGCGGGGCGGCCGGCGACTTCATCAACGCGGCCTCCGATCCGCGCGGATTCGTGCTGGCGGATCTGATGCGTCCGAACGGCGCGCTGCTCGAAGTGCCGGGCCTGCTCTCGACGCCGGAGCTCGGCAAGCAGGTGTTCGACTATCAGTTCGAGATCCAGCAGGCGCGCAATGCCGCGAAGGCCGCGCAGCAAGGCGCGAGCGAGACGCCGCCGCAGGGATCCGACGCGAAGCCGCAACCGCGGCGCAATCTGTCGCTGTCGACTGCCGCGAAGGAGATCGCCGGCAAGGATCCGGCGATGCAGCCGCAGGCCGCCGACAGCGCCAATGCGACGATGACGCCGTCCGCGACGATGCAGCCTCCGACGATGCAGACGGTGGCCGGTCCGCCCAAGCCGCCGGCGCAGCCGCTCAACATCATCCAGAAGACGTTCCGCGCCGAGGCGCTGGCGCGGCTGCAACGCGGCGTGGTCGCCGATTGCGGCTTCGTCGAGCGGCTCGTGGTGTTCTGGTCCAACCACTTCTGCATCTCGGCCAACAAGGGCGCGCTGGCGCGGATGTGGGCCGGCTCGTTCGAACGCGAGGCGATCCGCCCGCACGTGCTCGGCCGCTTCGGTGACATGCTGAAGACCGTCGAGCAGCATCCGGCGATGCTGTTCTTCCTCGACAACCAGCAATCGCTCGGCCCCGAGTCGCGCGCCGGCATCAACCGCAACCGCGGCCTCAACGAGAATCTGGCGCGCGAGATCATGGAGCTGCATACGCTCGGCGTCGGCGGCGGCTACACCCAGGACGACGTCACGTCGCTGGCGCGTGTGATCACCGGCTGGACCTTTGCCGGCCGCCGCGGCCAGCTCGGTGCGCCCGGCAGCTTCGTGTTCAACGCCAATGCGCATCAGCCCGGGCCGCAGCAGGTGCTGGGCAAGACCTATGCCCAGGCCGGCCTCGCGCAGGGCGAGGCCGTGCTGTCCGACATCGCGCGGCATCCCTCGACCGCGAAATTCATCGCGACCAAGTTCGCCCGCCATTTCGTTGCCGACGATCCGCCGCCGGCACTGGTGGCGAAGCTGCAGGACACCTTCACCAGAACGGACGGCGATCTCAGGGCGCTGGCCACCGCGCTCGTCCAGTCGAATGAAGCTTGGCAGGCGCCGCTGACGAAAATGCGCTCGCCTTATGAATTCCTGCTCGCCTCCGGCCGACTGCTGGCGCGCAATCCGGAGGATCCGGGCCGCTATCTCAACGGTCTCAACGTGCTCGGCCAGCCGCTGTGGTCGCCGGCCGGGCCGAACGGCTTTCCGGATACCGCTGCGGCCTGGGCGGCGCCTGAGGGCATCAAGCTCAGGCTCGACATCTCGGCGCAGCTTGGCTCCCAGCTCGCCGACCGGTTCGACCCGCGCGACCTGCTCGAGCTGATTGCGGCGGATGCCGCTTCGGCGGAAACGCGGCGCACCATCGAGCGCGCGGAATCGCGGCAGCAGGCGCTGGCGCTGCTGCTGATGTCGCCGGAATTCCAGAGGAGATGA
- a CDS encoding cysteine-rich CWC family protein has translation MDLSSHDRSEPASPRRLACTACGSEFSCSLTGPCWCSDESFRLPMPTDSSDCLCPACLRKLAEQQAAAGAK, from the coding sequence ATGGACCTCTCGTCACACGATCGTTCCGAACCAGCATCGCCGCGCCGGCTTGCCTGCACGGCATGCGGCAGCGAATTCTCCTGCTCGCTCACGGGACCGTGCTGGTGTTCCGACGAAAGCTTTCGCCTGCCGATGCCGACCGACAGCAGCGACTGCCTCTGCCCCGCATGCTTGCGGAAGCTGGCGGAACAGCAAGCCGCGGCGGGCGCCAAGTGA
- a CDS encoding HAD family phosphatase: protein MTAPWTVDAVLLDMDGTLLDTEKVYFDSLVAALNTCGYTDGVGALCHSMVGLPGPVCEAMLRDHYGATFPLDEVNRAFIVTRDRMFDAGLPLRPGTLALLDGLAAADRRTAIVTSSSRRTAERHLTLAGIRDRFDTLLTLDDVTHGKPDPELYLKAAARLDVTPAACIAVEDSNHGVTAAHAAGAITLMVPDMAPPTDATRAKCAAVLPDLNAVLALLRARGAL, encoded by the coding sequence GTGACCGCACCCTGGACCGTCGACGCCGTCCTGCTCGACATGGACGGCACGCTGCTCGACACCGAGAAAGTCTATTTCGACAGCCTGGTCGCGGCGCTGAATACGTGCGGCTATACCGACGGCGTCGGCGCGCTGTGCCATTCCATGGTCGGGCTTCCCGGCCCGGTCTGCGAAGCGATGCTGCGCGATCATTACGGCGCGACGTTTCCGCTCGACGAGGTCAATCGCGCCTTCATCGTCACCCGCGATCGCATGTTTGACGCCGGCCTGCCGCTCAGGCCCGGCACGCTCGCGCTGCTCGACGGCCTTGCCGCCGCCGACCGCCGGACCGCGATCGTGACCTCGTCATCCCGCCGCACGGCCGAGCGTCATCTCACGCTCGCCGGCATCCGCGACCGCTTCGACACGCTGCTGACGCTTGACGACGTGACCCACGGCAAGCCGGACCCGGAGCTCTATCTGAAGGCGGCCGCGCGCCTCGACGTGACGCCGGCGGCCTGCATCGCGGTGGAAGACTCCAACCACGGCGTCACCGCCGCCCACGCCGCCGGCGCCATCACGCTGATGGTGCCCGACATGGCGCCGCCGACCGACGCGACGCGCGCGAAATGCGCAGCCGTGCTGCCGGACCTCAACGCGGTGCTGGCGCTGCTGCGGGCGCGCGGCGCGCTTTAA
- a CDS encoding ABC transporter substrate-binding protein, protein MKTIFSVIMVAAALVNNSANAQYTDGIVKIGVLTDMSSIYSDIGGPGAVAAAKLAVEDFGAAGKGMKVEIVGADMQNKPDVGASIANRWFDVDKVDVIVDGMNSGVSLAVSEIARQKNKLFLVTGAATSDLTGPKCNANTIHWVYDTWALANSTGKAMVKTGGDTWFFVTADYAFGYALERDAGAVVGANGGKVLGKVRVPINTSDFSSFLLQAQSSKAKVIGLANAGGDATNAIKQAAEFGVVKGGQNIAGLLLWVSDIAALGLPITQGVVLTEAWYWDMNDNNRNWTKRWQVERPGKVPTSAQAGVYSAVTHYLKTVEALKSDADGRAVAAKMKEIPTDDRLYGKGIIRADGRKIHDMYLFQVKSPAESRYFGDFYKLRATIPAAEAFRPLKDGGCPLVNG, encoded by the coding sequence ATGAAAACGATTTTCAGTGTGATCATGGTCGCGGCCGCTCTCGTGAACAATTCGGCCAACGCGCAATATACCGATGGCATCGTCAAGATCGGCGTATTGACAGATATGTCGAGCATTTATTCGGACATCGGCGGGCCTGGCGCGGTCGCGGCCGCAAAGCTCGCGGTCGAAGATTTTGGTGCGGCTGGCAAGGGGATGAAAGTAGAAATCGTCGGCGCCGACATGCAGAACAAGCCTGACGTTGGCGCCAGCATCGCCAACAGGTGGTTCGATGTCGACAAGGTCGATGTGATCGTTGACGGCATGAATTCCGGCGTTTCCCTGGCAGTAAGTGAGATCGCCCGCCAAAAGAACAAGCTGTTCCTGGTTACGGGCGCGGCGACGTCGGACCTCACCGGTCCAAAGTGCAACGCCAATACAATTCATTGGGTCTACGATACCTGGGCGCTCGCCAACAGTACCGGCAAGGCGATGGTAAAGACGGGTGGCGATACTTGGTTCTTCGTCACCGCCGACTATGCGTTCGGCTACGCTCTTGAACGTGACGCAGGGGCGGTTGTGGGAGCCAATGGCGGGAAAGTGCTGGGCAAGGTCCGGGTGCCGATTAACACCAGTGATTTTTCATCATTTCTGCTCCAGGCACAATCCTCCAAGGCTAAAGTGATCGGCCTCGCTAACGCTGGCGGCGACGCCACAAATGCCATCAAGCAGGCGGCCGAGTTTGGAGTTGTCAAAGGCGGACAGAATATCGCAGGTCTCCTGTTGTGGGTGAGCGACATTGCCGCGCTTGGTCTGCCGATAACGCAGGGCGTCGTTTTAACCGAGGCCTGGTATTGGGACATGAACGACAACAACCGTAACTGGACGAAACGCTGGCAGGTTGAGCGCCCGGGCAAGGTCCCCACGTCGGCCCAGGCGGGGGTCTATTCGGCCGTGACCCACTATCTCAAGACGGTCGAGGCGCTAAAATCTGACGCCGATGGCCGCGCCGTCGCCGCCAAAATGAAGGAGATTCCGACCGACGACCGCCTGTACGGCAAAGGAATCATTCGGGCCGACGGACGCAAAATCCACGATATGTATCTGTTTCAGGTAAAATCGCCCGCCGAATCGAGATACTTCGGCGACTTCTACAAACTGCGCGCCACCATCCCGGCAGCGGAAGCCTTTCGTCCATTGAAAGATGGCGGGTGTCCACTAGTGAACGGCTGA
- a CDS encoding TetR/AcrR family transcriptional regulator → MPRPSEPTRERIVQAANSLFYSEGIRRVSVDEVAAKAGLTKRTLYYHFKSKDDLVAAYLAARDQPNLALFRKWFAEAEGRLPVKVEAIFKNLARSARHPKWKGCGFLRTSAELANMPGHPAIRIGAAHKKKFEDWLRATFAEHGIADPLKLARQIMLLLDGSFAVVLLHRDASYMETAGEAARTLIETAMGKPRRKRG, encoded by the coding sequence ATGCCCCGACCCTCCGAGCCCACCCGCGAGCGCATCGTCCAGGCGGCGAATTCGCTGTTCTACAGTGAAGGGATCCGCCGCGTCAGCGTCGACGAGGTCGCCGCCAAGGCCGGCCTCACCAAGCGCACGCTGTATTATCACTTCAAGAGCAAGGACGACCTCGTCGCCGCCTATCTCGCCGCGCGCGACCAGCCCAACCTTGCATTGTTTCGCAAATGGTTTGCGGAGGCCGAGGGCAGGCTGCCGGTGAAGGTCGAGGCGATCTTCAAGAACCTCGCGCGTTCGGCACGGCATCCGAAATGGAAGGGCTGCGGTTTCCTGCGCACCTCGGCCGAGCTTGCCAACATGCCCGGGCATCCCGCGATCCGGATCGGCGCCGCGCACAAGAAGAAGTTCGAGGACTGGCTGCGCGCGACCTTCGCGGAGCATGGCATCGCCGATCCGCTCAAGCTGGCGCGGCAGATAATGCTGCTGCTCGACGGATCATTCGCCGTGGTGCTGCTGCATCGCGACGCCAGCTACATGGAGACCGCCGGCGAGGCCGCGCGCACGCTGATCGAGACGGCGATGGGGAAGCCGAGGCGAAAACGGGGCTAG